One genomic region from Spirulina subsalsa PCC 9445 encodes:
- a CDS encoding lipid-A-disaccharide synthase-related protein, with protein MKLLCLSNGHGEDAIAVRILKQLQEHPDAPEVAALPLVGEGHAYVQAGIPIIGPVKKMPSGGFIYMDGRQLWNDVRGGLIGLTWAQYRLVRKWGKREGVILAVGDIVPLLLGWLSGAPYAFVGTAKSEYYLRDEAGWLSKNRKREGWSGSVYLPWERWLMQRPNCRAVFPRDTITTNTLNRLGIKAFDLGNPMMDDIVAESSNPDYIKNIPEWQEKNRPLTVVLLPGSRAPEAYHNWETILETLPGVQGAFEGRSQIFLGAIAPSLDPQPLIQALAEAGWQEESDFPKTVPFLDPDAFIFSQGKAQLVLTQQAYHASLLAADVAIAMAGTATEQFVGLGKPALSLPGKGPQFNPQFAEAQTRLLGVSVILVNKPQDLGNTMKGVLSKPDLLQIIGDNGKRRMGTPGAARRLADCCLEVLSST; from the coding sequence ATGAAATTACTATGTTTGAGTAATGGTCACGGTGAAGATGCGATCGCCGTGCGTATTTTGAAACAATTGCAAGAACACCCGGACGCGCCGGAGGTGGCGGCCTTGCCCTTGGTGGGGGAAGGACACGCCTATGTTCAAGCAGGCATCCCGATTATTGGCCCGGTGAAGAAAATGCCCTCTGGGGGATTCATCTACATGGATGGGCGGCAGTTATGGAATGATGTGCGCGGGGGCTTAATTGGTCTGACTTGGGCGCAGTATCGCTTAGTGCGCAAGTGGGGCAAACGGGAAGGGGTTATCTTGGCGGTGGGGGATATTGTTCCTTTACTCTTGGGGTGGTTGAGTGGCGCACCCTACGCTTTTGTGGGGACGGCTAAATCTGAGTATTATTTACGGGATGAGGCGGGCTGGTTATCGAAGAATCGCAAGCGGGAAGGTTGGTCGGGTTCGGTTTATTTGCCTTGGGAACGGTGGTTAATGCAGCGCCCCAATTGTCGGGCAGTGTTTCCGAGGGATACGATTACCACGAACACTTTAAACCGTTTGGGAATTAAGGCCTTTGATTTGGGTAATCCCATGATGGATGATATTGTGGCCGAGTCCTCGAACCCGGATTATATTAAGAATATTCCCGAATGGCAGGAGAAGAATCGACCGTTAACGGTGGTCTTACTGCCCGGTTCTCGCGCTCCGGAGGCTTATCACAACTGGGAAACGATTCTGGAGACGTTGCCGGGAGTACAGGGGGCGTTTGAAGGGCGATCGCAAATCTTCCTCGGCGCGATCGCACCCAGTTTAGACCCTCAACCCCTCATTCAAGCACTAGCCGAGGCGGGCTGGCAAGAGGAAAGCGACTTTCCTAAAACCGTCCCCTTTTTAGACCCCGACGCCTTTATTTTTAGTCAAGGGAAAGCCCAGTTAGTCCTAACCCAACAAGCCTATCATGCCTCCTTATTAGCAGCCGATGTAGCCATAGCCATGGCCGGCACCGCTACAGAACAATTCGTCGGTTTAGGCAAACCCGCCCTCTCCCTCCCCGGCAAAGGCCCCCAATTTAACCCCCAATTCGCCGAAGCTCAAACCCGTTTACTCGGGGTTTCCGTCATACTGGTTAACAAACCCCAAGACCTAGGCAATACCATGAAAGGGGTCTTAAGTAAGCCCGATTTATTACAAATCATCGGCGACAACGGCAAAAGACGCATGGGAACCCCCGGCGCCGCCCGTCGCCTTGCTGATTGTTGTCTGGAAGTGTTATCGTCAACCTAG
- a CDS encoding DUF1361 domain-containing protein, with translation MNNLLRQAQIALSIHSGWIIWNLFLAFIPLALSFYLFRRRSLRRSTFWWLNFVVFIAFLPNAPYLLTDIIHLIRATRAGFSAWVITLILIPQHLLAIIAGFEAYVISVMNLGHYLRKIGAKKAVFLAELGIHVLCAIGVYLGRFQRFNSWDLITNPDDITYRILDDFTSKRPVVVMFITFWVLTILYWVMKEITLGLGLRIRQAWHKNDNLITPPAPHPDV, from the coding sequence ATGAATAACCTCCTGAGACAAGCCCAAATTGCCCTATCCATTCATAGCGGCTGGATTATTTGGAACTTATTTCTTGCCTTTATTCCCCTCGCTTTAAGCTTTTACCTCTTCCGTCGTCGTTCCCTCAGACGTTCCACCTTTTGGTGGCTGAATTTCGTCGTATTTATCGCCTTTCTCCCCAATGCACCCTACCTCCTCACAGATATTATTCACCTGATCCGAGCCACCCGCGCCGGATTTTCCGCTTGGGTAATCACCCTAATCTTAATCCCTCAACATCTACTCGCCATTATTGCCGGATTTGAAGCCTATGTGATCTCCGTGATGAATCTGGGGCATTATCTCCGCAAAATTGGGGCAAAAAAAGCCGTTTTTCTCGCAGAATTAGGGATTCATGTTTTATGCGCCATTGGAGTCTATTTAGGGCGCTTTCAACGCTTCAACAGTTGGGACTTAATCACCAATCCTGATGACATCACCTACCGCATCTTAGACGACTTCACCAGCAAGCGCCCGGTGGTCGTCATGTTTATTACCTTCTGGGTGTTAACCATTCTCTACTGGGTCATGAAAGAAATCACCTTGGGTTTAGGGTTACGCATTCGTCAAGCTTGGCACAAAAACGACAACTTAATCACGCCGCCAGCACCTCACCCGGATGTTTAA
- a CDS encoding tetratricopeptide repeat protein has translation MAKSDRSLIQRILIIVSGFAFLGTGAFGAASLLTSNRQRGENAPQTEEAAINQQLAIQERNYELILEREPDNRTALEGLVQTRIGMGNVAGALEPLETWAELEPENIDVLQGIAAVHIELQQYDQAIKQIDKLIALNADSPQQQEELRAIKQQLEAIESGEIVVPPPDGE, from the coding sequence ATGGCTAAATCTGACAGATCCCTTATTCAGCGTATTTTAATTATTGTCTCCGGTTTCGCCTTCTTAGGAACGGGTGCCTTTGGTGCGGCCAGTTTATTAACCAGCAATCGTCAACGGGGGGAAAATGCCCCCCAAACGGAAGAAGCCGCCATCAATCAGCAGTTAGCCATCCAAGAACGCAATTATGAGCTTATCTTAGAACGGGAACCCGACAACCGAACCGCCCTCGAAGGATTAGTGCAAACTCGCATCGGCATGGGAAATGTGGCCGGAGCATTAGAACCCCTCGAAACCTGGGCAGAGTTGGAACCAGAAAATATTGATGTTTTACAAGGCATTGCCGCCGTTCATATTGAACTACAACAGTATGATCAGGCCATCAAACAGATTGACAAACTCATCGCTTTAAATGCCGATTCTCCCCAACAACAGGAAGAATTAAGAGCCATCAAACAGCAACTCGAAGCCATCGAATCTGGCGAAATCGTTGTCCCTCCTCCTGATGGGGAATAG
- the rlmN gene encoding 23S rRNA (adenine(2503)-C(2))-methyltransferase RlmN: MTISSPSLTPNDVLLGQSLAELTHWVESQGQPRYRGKQLHQWLYQKGAHSLTEISVFPKAWREAQENVTIGRSTVHYRTVAPDGTRKYLLRLTDGLIIESVGIPSAKRLTVCVSSQVGCPMACDFCATGKGGFTRNLHPHEIVDQVLTVQEDFQQRVSHVVFMGMGEPLLNLEAVVTALRVLNHDVGIGQRSLTVSTVGLPKRILQLAQHQLQVTFAVSLHASNQALREKLIPSAQHYTLEQLMADCRQYVQITGRRVTFEYILLAGVNDLPQHAAELAQHLRGFQTHVNLIPYNPISEVDYQRPSHEGIEQFMQGLKRHNIAVSVRYSRGLEADAACGQLRASRAG, encoded by the coding sequence GTGACTATTTCCTCTCCTTCCCTCACCCCGAATGACGTTTTACTGGGTCAATCTTTAGCCGAATTAACCCATTGGGTTGAATCCCAAGGTCAACCCCGTTATCGAGGGAAACAGTTGCACCAATGGCTGTATCAAAAAGGGGCGCATTCTCTAACGGAAATTTCAGTGTTTCCCAAAGCGTGGCGAGAGGCCCAAGAAAACGTCACCATTGGCCGTTCTACGGTTCATTATCGCACCGTTGCCCCAGATGGTACCCGGAAGTACCTGTTACGCTTGACAGACGGTTTAATCATTGAAAGCGTGGGCATTCCCAGCGCCAAACGTCTAACGGTTTGTGTGTCTTCTCAGGTGGGGTGTCCGATGGCCTGTGATTTTTGTGCCACAGGAAAGGGGGGATTTACGCGCAATCTCCACCCTCACGAAATTGTTGATCAGGTGTTAACGGTGCAGGAGGATTTTCAGCAACGGGTGAGTCATGTGGTGTTTATGGGGATGGGGGAACCGTTACTGAATTTAGAGGCTGTAGTGACGGCGCTGAGGGTATTAAACCATGATGTGGGGATTGGACAGCGATCGCTCACAGTGTCCACCGTTGGCCTCCCTAAACGCATCCTTCAGTTAGCCCAACACCAGTTACAAGTCACCTTTGCCGTCAGTCTCCATGCCTCTAACCAAGCGTTGCGAGAAAAACTCATCCCCAGCGCCCAACATTACACCCTAGAACAACTGATGGCCGACTGTCGCCAATATGTGCAAATCACCGGACGACGAGTGACGTTTGAATATATCTTATTAGCCGGCGTGAATGATTTACCCCAACACGCGGCCGAGTTAGCCCAACATTTACGGGGTTTCCAAACTCATGTAAATCTCATCCCCTACAATCCCATTTCTGAGGTCGATTATCAGCGCCCCAGCCACGAAGGGATTGAACAGTTTATGCAGGGGTTAAAGCGTCATAATATTGCTGTCAGTGTGCGTTATTCCCGAGGATTAGAAGCCGATGCTGCTTGTGGTCAATTGCGGGCGAGTCGGGCTGGGTGA
- a CDS encoding GerMN domain-containing protein — MFNPKILVTFVLSAFVPLWLLAGCATPELSPLEEGNGSPESPETTVESPTETTTEPESPRTEQVPQTAEEEEVAVRVYFAKSPESDEDFTYVEPVWRKTQSQGVARFAVNQLMVGPTEAEARLGLKSLLELSGPSNCGEDFKLAIAQQVADLQFCRQVMLKGLGHDAQLLSTLEATLKQFPTVDQVVIRDRNGNCLADQSGENHCLDKLPRQPQSNHNQQSTTPLTEQSKLTLTGMGAVQVGMTIAQASQVTGMRFTQQASGGEEYGCLFYRPPNLSDVFFMVTEGKIARVETGNPRISTLSGAKIGDTEARIRSLYPGQIVAEPHEYVPGGKYLFFMPQDSAQRNYRVVFETDAQGRVTRIRTGKMPEVGYIEGCV; from the coding sequence ATGTTTAACCCAAAAATTTTAGTAACTTTTGTATTAAGTGCATTTGTTCCCTTATGGTTATTGGCAGGCTGTGCAACGCCTGAATTGTCCCCCCTTGAGGAGGGGAATGGTAGCCCCGAAAGCCCAGAAACGACGGTAGAAAGCCCGACAGAGACGACGACGGAGCCGGAAAGCCCCCGGACTGAACAAGTCCCTCAAACGGCCGAGGAGGAAGAGGTGGCGGTGCGGGTGTATTTTGCCAAAAGCCCAGAAAGTGATGAAGATTTTACTTATGTTGAACCGGTTTGGCGAAAAACCCAAAGTCAGGGGGTGGCGCGTTTTGCGGTGAATCAGTTGATGGTGGGGCCAACGGAAGCGGAGGCTAGACTGGGGTTAAAGTCGCTGTTGGAATTAAGCGGCCCGTCGAATTGTGGGGAGGATTTTAAGTTAGCGATCGCCCAGCAAGTCGCGGATCTCCAATTTTGCCGTCAGGTGATGCTGAAAGGGTTAGGTCATGATGCCCAGTTACTCAGTACCCTAGAAGCAACGCTGAAGCAGTTTCCGACGGTGGATCAGGTGGTGATTCGCGATCGCAATGGCAACTGTTTAGCGGATCAAAGTGGGGAAAATCACTGCTTAGATAAACTCCCCCGCCAACCCCAATCTAATCATAACCAACAATCCACTACCCCCCTGACGGAACAATCTAAACTCACCCTAACAGGTATGGGGGCGGTGCAAGTGGGGATGACAATTGCTCAAGCGTCACAGGTAACGGGGATGCGGTTTACCCAACAGGCAAGCGGTGGGGAGGAGTACGGATGTTTGTTCTATCGTCCCCCGAATCTGAGTGATGTGTTCTTCATGGTGACGGAGGGGAAAATTGCCCGGGTGGAAACAGGCAACCCCCGGATTAGCACCCTCAGCGGGGCAAAAATTGGGGATACAGAGGCGCGGATTCGTTCTCTCTACCCCGGTCAAATCGTCGCAGAACCCCATGAATATGTGCCGGGGGGGAAATATCTCTTTTTCATGCCCCAAGACAGCGCACAGCGCAATTATCGCGTAGTCTTTGAAACCGATGCTCAAGGGCGAGTGACACGGATTCGGACGGGGAAAATGCCGGAGGTGGGTTACATTGAGGGCTGTGTTTAG
- a CDS encoding N-acetylmannosamine-6-phosphate 2-epimerase, producing MLDSLKHQLIVSCQAPVDSPLHDPLIIAAFAKAAILRGAVGVRIDTPTHVKAVRQQLPEVPIIGLWKQQIPGYSVYITPRFEDAIAIGEAGADIIAIDATSRPRPNLEKVTDLIYKIHQDLGKLVMADVDDLESARMAVKAGVDIVGTTLYGYTEKTQTCEPPGWDLLQEMVKEFEVPVICEGGIATPEMAKKALELGAYSVVVGGAITGVDLKLQAFQAVFSPGGLVGN from the coding sequence ATGTTAGACTCCTTAAAACACCAACTCATTGTTTCTTGCCAAGCGCCAGTAGACTCTCCCTTACATGATCCATTAATCATTGCAGCCTTCGCTAAAGCGGCTATTTTGCGGGGGGCGGTGGGGGTGAGAATTGACACCCCAACTCATGTTAAAGCGGTGCGGCAACAGTTGCCAGAAGTCCCGATTATTGGGCTGTGGAAACAGCAAATTCCGGGCTATTCCGTGTATATTACCCCCCGTTTTGAGGATGCGATCGCCATTGGGGAGGCGGGAGCCGATATTATCGCCATTGATGCCACTTCCAGACCACGACCTAATCTAGAAAAAGTGACAGATTTAATCTATAAAATTCATCAAGACTTAGGAAAATTAGTCATGGCGGATGTAGATGATTTAGAGAGTGCTAGAATGGCTGTTAAAGCGGGTGTAGATATCGTGGGAACGACACTATACGGTTACACAGAAAAAACCCAAACCTGTGAACCGCCGGGGTGGGATTTATTACAAGAAATGGTTAAAGAATTTGAGGTTCCTGTGATTTGTGAAGGGGGAATTGCTACCCCAGAGATGGCGAAAAAAGCGTTAGAGTTAGGGGCTTATTCTGTAGTTGTGGGGGGGGCAATTACGGGAGTTGATTTAAAGTTACAAGCCTTTCAAGCGGTATTTTCCCCGGGGGGATTAGTGGGGAATTAG
- a CDS encoding FkbM family methyltransferase, with protein sequence MSSSELDRIIPPEIKHDEFYDLIVQLAQNEPLQTVLEIGSSSGGGSTEAFVRGLANNPHHPRLFCLEISKPRFQQLKTTYQNSPFVHCYNLSSVHLNQFPTPNEVEEFYTQYRTGLNAYPLPTVLNWLQQDLDYVQQWGGTENGIEYIKREQQLEQFDLVLIDGSEFAGEAELQAVYGSTFILLDDINTYKNYKNYYRLAKDWQYELIAENRQIRNGYAIFKRNTSPYKKQDILAQLALNPEQKEQKLVENLVPKGGTVFDVGANVGDYSILLSQLVGYFGRVYAFEPTSSIFMQLQTRLTEYQLNNITLTQKAVYAENTTLEFNEFPDDYSAWNSLGKPVMSDPHGNYEIVPIVKTEQVEAITLDTFCQENNIETIDFLKVDVEGAESYVFQGAEQLLAQKKARFIQFEISQKMLEGLNKTAQETFNLLAAQGYECHEITPEGEIGELVHDSQAFYENYIAFRALPVHFFTIVLNGEPFIRYHIEILQQLPFPWHWHIVEGVADLKHDTAWSVKLGGQVTDAIHRDGLSQDGTSDYLDQLVAQYPDNITLYRQPKGTFWEGKREMVNAPLKNIQEECLLWQIDVDELWTVEQIKQTRNLFISHPEKTAAYYWCWYFVGEDLIVTTRNCYSQNPQQDWLRTWRYKPGYFWAAHEPPVLVEPLADGKFKNVAAVNPFRHEETSQKGLIFQHFAYVLPEQLQFKEQYYGYTQALNYWQQLQKAEQFPVLLREYFPWVGDDTMVDHSIPLGIEPIMRKDGTGAWNFNLNALPLSPPQLSPPKPIIVIDGVFFQRYQTGIARVWRSLLEEWATQEFGRHLIVIDRAGSAPKIAGIQYQTLPEHNYNDLAGDQVQLQELCDRNQADLFISTYYSFPTSTPSVFMAYDMIPEVLGANFNNPMWQEKHAAIQRASGFLAISHNTAQDLQKLFPHVSSVTVAHCGVKAPFIPPTASEIEQFRLKYGIQKPYFLLSAPGTGYKNAPLFFKAFAQLCSRQGFELVCTGTYGILEDKLRNLVPGTVIHLLTLTDEELRLAYGGAVALVYPSKYEGFGLPILEAMACGCPVITCANASIPEVAGDAAIYINEYDVEGMSNALCEVQKPLIRQGLIAQGLKQAQSFPWAKMATTVQEKLLLATLDFLQLKAINLIIFPDWTQEEETIAENLRHALYTLAQHPQPEAVTLLIDHTGVSAENGNLILSFVVMNVLMEEEITVSEETAISWLGELSPLQWQVLLPRLTGRIALAQENEAKMQAVGADVLRVYSVDPS encoded by the coding sequence ATGTCTTCCTCTGAACTAGACCGTATTATTCCCCCGGAAATCAAACATGATGAATTTTACGATCTCATCGTGCAGCTTGCCCAAAACGAACCCCTACAAACCGTCTTAGAAATTGGTTCATCCTCCGGGGGGGGTAGTACTGAAGCCTTTGTTAGAGGATTAGCCAATAACCCTCACCACCCCCGGTTATTTTGCCTCGAAATTTCTAAACCCCGCTTTCAACAACTGAAAACAACCTATCAAAACTCCCCCTTTGTTCACTGTTATAACCTCTCCTCCGTCCACTTAAACCAATTCCCCACCCCCAACGAAGTCGAGGAATTTTATACCCAATATCGCACCGGATTAAATGCCTATCCCCTCCCCACCGTTTTAAACTGGCTACAACAAGACCTAGACTATGTGCAACAGTGGGGCGGCACAGAAAACGGCATAGAATACATTAAACGAGAACAACAACTAGAACAATTTGATCTCGTTCTCATCGACGGTTCAGAATTCGCCGGAGAGGCGGAACTTCAAGCCGTTTATGGCTCAACCTTTATCCTGCTGGATGATATCAACACCTACAAAAACTATAAAAACTACTACCGTTTAGCCAAAGATTGGCAGTATGAACTGATTGCCGAAAATCGCCAAATCCGCAACGGTTACGCCATCTTTAAACGCAACACATCCCCTTACAAAAAACAAGATATTCTCGCTCAACTTGCCCTCAATCCCGAACAAAAAGAACAAAAACTGGTAGAAAATTTAGTCCCCAAAGGCGGCACCGTCTTTGATGTGGGGGCAAATGTTGGTGATTATTCCATCCTCTTAAGTCAGTTAGTCGGCTACTTTGGGCGAGTCTACGCCTTTGAACCCACCTCTAGCATTTTTATGCAACTGCAAACCCGTTTAACGGAGTATCAACTCAATAACATTACCCTGACTCAAAAAGCCGTCTACGCCGAAAATACCACCCTAGAATTTAACGAGTTTCCCGATGATTATTCTGCTTGGAATAGCTTAGGAAAACCTGTGATGAGTGACCCTCACGGCAACTATGAAATTGTGCCGATTGTTAAAACAGAACAGGTCGAAGCTATCACACTAGATACATTTTGTCAAGAGAATAACATTGAAACAATAGACTTTTTAAAAGTCGATGTAGAAGGCGCAGAAAGTTATGTTTTCCAAGGGGCGGAACAACTCCTTGCCCAGAAAAAAGCGCGGTTTATTCAATTTGAAATCTCGCAAAAAATGCTAGAAGGCTTGAATAAAACCGCCCAGGAAACCTTTAACCTTTTAGCGGCTCAAGGGTATGAGTGCCACGAAATCACTCCAGAGGGAGAAATCGGCGAATTAGTCCATGATTCCCAGGCTTTTTATGAAAACTATATCGCCTTTCGGGCCTTACCCGTCCACTTTTTCACCATTGTTTTAAACGGTGAACCCTTCATCCGTTATCATATTGAAATCTTGCAACAATTACCCTTTCCTTGGCACTGGCATATTGTGGAAGGAGTCGCTGATTTAAAACATGATACGGCGTGGAGTGTGAAGTTAGGAGGACAAGTCACTGATGCCATCCATCGAGACGGATTGAGTCAGGATGGCACCTCAGACTATTTAGATCAATTAGTTGCCCAATACCCAGATAATATTACCCTCTATCGTCAGCCTAAAGGCACATTCTGGGAGGGGAAACGGGAAATGGTTAATGCTCCCCTCAAAAATATTCAAGAAGAGTGTTTATTGTGGCAGATTGATGTCGATGAATTATGGACAGTTGAGCAGATTAAACAGACGCGGAACTTATTTATTAGTCACCCGGAAAAAACCGCCGCTTATTATTGGTGTTGGTACTTTGTGGGAGAGGATTTAATTGTCACCACGCGCAACTGTTACAGCCAAAACCCCCAACAGGATTGGCTGAGAACGTGGCGCTATAAACCCGGTTATTTTTGGGCTGCCCATGAACCCCCTGTATTAGTTGAACCGTTAGCCGATGGGAAGTTTAAGAATGTCGCCGCCGTTAATCCATTTAGGCATGAAGAAACATCCCAAAAGGGCTTAATTTTTCAACATTTTGCCTATGTTCTGCCGGAACAATTACAGTTTAAAGAACAGTATTATGGCTATACACAGGCTTTGAATTACTGGCAACAGTTGCAGAAAGCGGAACAGTTTCCGGTGTTATTGCGGGAATATTTCCCTTGGGTGGGGGATGATACAATGGTAGATCATAGTATCCCTTTGGGGATTGAACCGATTATGAGGAAAGATGGAACAGGGGCTTGGAATTTTAACTTAAATGCCCTGCCATTATCCCCGCCCCAACTTAGCCCCCCGAAACCGATTATTGTCATTGATGGGGTATTTTTTCAACGCTATCAAACGGGAATTGCGCGGGTGTGGCGCAGTTTATTGGAAGAGTGGGCTACACAGGAATTCGGGCGACATCTAATTGTAATTGATCGGGCAGGGAGTGCGCCAAAGATTGCCGGGATTCAATATCAAACCTTACCAGAGCATAATTATAACGATTTGGCGGGAGATCAAGTCCAATTACAGGAATTATGCGATCGCAATCAAGCCGACTTATTCATCTCAACCTACTACAGTTTCCCCACTTCCACCCCCTCCGTCTTCATGGCTTATGATATGATTCCCGAAGTCTTAGGGGCTAATTTTAATAATCCCATGTGGCAAGAAAAACACGCCGCCATCCAACGCGCTAGCGGCTTTCTGGCCATTTCCCACAACACCGCCCAAGACTTACAAAAACTCTTCCCCCACGTCTCCTCCGTCACCGTTGCCCACTGTGGCGTAAAAGCCCCCTTTATCCCTCCCACCGCGTCAGAAATTGAACAATTCAGGCTAAAATATGGCATCCAAAAACCTTATTTTCTCCTCTCCGCCCCCGGCACAGGCTATAAAAATGCCCCCCTATTTTTTAAAGCCTTTGCTCAACTGTGTTCTCGGCAAGGTTTTGAATTAGTTTGTACGGGAACTTACGGCATTTTAGAAGATAAACTTAGAAATTTAGTTCCCGGTACCGTTATCCATTTATTAACCCTCACCGACGAAGAATTAAGATTAGCCTATGGGGGAGCAGTTGCCCTAGTTTATCCCTCCAAATATGAAGGCTTTGGCTTACCGATTTTAGAAGCAATGGCCTGTGGTTGTCCGGTGATTACTTGCGCCAATGCCTCTATCCCGGAAGTCGCCGGAGATGCGGCTATTTATATTAACGAATATGATGTAGAGGGGATGAGTAATGCCCTCTGTGAGGTACAAAAACCTTTAATTCGACAAGGATTAATTGCCCAAGGGTTAAAACAAGCCCAATCATTTCCTTGGGCAAAAATGGCTACTACTGTGCAGGAAAAATTATTACTCGCTACCCTAGATTTTTTACAACTCAAAGCCATTAATTTAATTATTTTTCCAGACTGGACACAAGAAGAGGAAACTATTGCCGAAAACCTGCGCCATGCCCTGTATACCCTCGCCCAACATCCCCAACCGGAAGCGGTGACATTACTGATTGATCATACGGGGGTGAGTGCGGAAAATGGCAACTTAATCCTTTCTTTTGTGGTGATGAATGTCTTAATGGAAGAAGAAATAACCGTGAGTGAAGAAACCGCTATTAGTTGGCTGGGAGAACTTTCCCCCTTACAATGGCAAGTGTTACTTCCCCGACTGACGGGACGGATTGCCTTAGCCCAAGAAAATGAGGCTAAAATGCAGGCCGTTGGGGCTGATGTTTTAAGGGTTTATTCAGTAGACCCCAGTTAA
- a CDS encoding sensor histidine kinase: MHPLSPTPVPDSQPPVKQKRKRKAFHLTVGQKISIGYGVALAIAVLGTTGGVLMGNQYQERVRILRNTSLEESHLINSLEVALLHGQLHYYEIKEPSPDSNDYETIRGNLEGVAQEIQELQYLWLTFQERYTEGNFSNSQGEAIASQLIAQYDPIVQEILQQIDPQWLEQLQELSTSTNLNQLLLLRDQIGSIYTLEQVEAMHNLSRELGHLYKQLESQWENASVLSEQASLLRTQIIVLSMFISCVMAIFCAIITSRAITQPLRSLTEVAEKVTEESDFSLQAPVTTQDEIGILAVALNKLIARVQELLAEQQAANTAQLLQSEKMSSLGRMLAGVAHEINNPVNFMYGNIAHATEYVDDLLRLLETYQREIPNPPESIEEQAEEIDLEFLADDLPKLLSSMRVGADRTRQIVLSLKNFSRLDEAQPRPVNVKDCLESTLLILHNRLKKGVQVTCDYGDIPDIEGFSSSLYQVFMNLISNALDALPESPRNRPKLSIKTELCQDKPGWVAVRIADNGCGIPPAEQSKIFEAFYTTKPVGVGTGLGLAITRQLVIEKHGGEIQLNSEVGQGTEFVIFLPIKHPGEVLAA, from the coding sequence GCGTTTTAATGGGAAACCAGTATCAGGAAAGAGTCCGCATTCTCAGGAATACGAGCCTTGAGGAGAGTCATTTAATCAACTCCCTAGAAGTCGCTCTTTTACATGGTCAACTCCACTATTACGAGATCAAAGAACCCTCGCCAGACTCCAATGATTATGAGACAATCCGAGGGAATTTGGAAGGCGTGGCGCAGGAAATCCAAGAATTGCAATATCTTTGGCTAACCTTCCAAGAACGCTATACAGAGGGGAATTTCAGTAATTCTCAGGGAGAGGCGATCGCCTCTCAACTCATTGCCCAGTACGATCCTATAGTGCAGGAAATTCTACAGCAAATTGATCCCCAGTGGTTAGAACAACTTCAAGAACTTAGCACCTCAACCAATCTCAATCAGCTTCTCCTACTGCGGGATCAAATCGGCTCCATCTACACTCTAGAACAGGTGGAAGCTATGCACAATTTGTCTAGAGAGTTAGGCCATCTCTATAAACAACTAGAAAGCCAATGGGAAAATGCCTCAGTTTTAAGTGAACAAGCCTCTCTCTTACGAACTCAAATTATTGTCCTTAGTATGTTTATTTCCTGTGTGATGGCCATTTTCTGCGCCATCATCACCAGTCGGGCTATTACCCAGCCGTTGCGTTCCCTCACAGAAGTAGCAGAAAAAGTGACAGAAGAATCAGATTTTTCCCTACAAGCACCCGTGACGACTCAAGATGAAATCGGTATTCTCGCGGTGGCTTTAAATAAACTCATTGCACGAGTGCAAGAACTCCTCGCCGAACAACAAGCCGCCAACACCGCCCAATTATTACAAAGTGAAAAAATGTCCAGTTTAGGACGAATGTTAGCCGGAGTAGCCCATGAAATTAACAATCCGGTTAATTTTATGTATGGCAATATTGCCCACGCAACAGAGTATGTTGACGACTTATTGAGATTATTGGAAACCTATCAAAGGGAAATCCCCAATCCCCCAGAATCCATTGAAGAACAAGCCGAGGAAATTGATCTAGAGTTTTTAGCCGATGATTTACCCAAACTTTTAAGTTCTATGCGAGTGGGGGCCGATCGCACCCGACAAATTGTTTTAAGTCTTAAGAATTTCTCCCGTTTAGATGAAGCACAACCACGCCCTGTTAATGTAAAAGATTGCTTAGAAAGTACATTATTGATTCTCCATAATCGCTTAAAGAAAGGGGTTCAGGTCACTTGTGATTATGGCGATATTCCCGACATTGAGGGTTTTAGTAGTTCCCTCTATCAGGTCTTTATGAATTTAATTAGTAATGCGTTAGATGCCTTACCTGAATCTCCACGCAACCGACCAAAATTAAGCATTAAAACGGAATTATGTCAAGACAAACCGGGCTGGGTGGCGGTGCGTATTGCAGATAATGGCTGTGGGATTCCCCCAGCAGAACAATCTAAGATTTTTGAGGCTTTTTATACCACTAAACCTGTAGGAGTGGGAACAGGTTTAGGGTTAGCGATTACGCGGCAGTTAGTGATAGAAAAACATGGGGGGGAAATTCAACTCAATTCTGAGGTGGGCCAGGGGACAGAGTTTGTTATTTTCTTACCCATTAAACATCCGGGTGAGGTGCTGGCGGCGTGA